A section of the Oncorhynchus gorbuscha isolate QuinsamMale2020 ecotype Even-year linkage group LG04, OgorEven_v1.0, whole genome shotgun sequence genome encodes:
- the LOC124034615 gene encoding acyl-coenzyme A thioesterase MBLAC2-like, with amino-acid sequence MSATDWYAHKSIGEGLYWIQEKFFDSSNRANIWLLRGSHQDVVIDTGLGLRSLPDYINTKGLLGDDPQRKNPILAIATHAHFDHSGGLHQFEQVGVHSAEVDALANGDNFETVTWLSDREIVQAPWPGWRARGYRVKAVQPTHILQEGDVINLGDRQLKVLHMPGHSRGSICLHDRDNKMLFSGDVVYDGAMIDWLPTSRVSDYVSSCERLVGLVDSEQVDQVMPGHYHTFGAKRLHHIASGYIDRAGTCPARFSTFAWRTLAGLALRASNTHGIC; translated from the exons ATGTCTGCAACGGACTGGTACGCGCACAAATCCATCGGAGAAGGTCTGTACTGGATCCAGGAGAAGTTTTTTGATTCGTCAAACAGAGCAAATATTTGGCTCCTTAGAGGGTCTCATCAAGATGTAGTGATAGACACAGGCTTGGGGTTGAGGAGTTTACCAGATTACATTAACACCAAAGGTCTGCTTGGAGACGACCCGCAGCGAAAGAACCCCATTTTGGCGATCGCCACCCACGCCCACTTCGACCACTCAGGTGGTCTGCATCAGTTCGAACAGGTGGGAGTCCACAGTGCAGAGGTCGATGCACTGGCCAACGGAGACAACTTCGAGACCGTTACGTGGCTGTCTGACAGAGAGATAGTCCAGGCTCCCTGGCCAGGATGGAGGGCCAGAGGATACAGAGTCAAGGCTGTCCAACCAACACACATACTACAAGAAG GTGATGTCATCAACCTGGGCGACAGGCAGCTGAAGGTGCTGCACATGCCCGGCCACTCCCGGGGCAGCATCTGCCTGCACGACCGGGACAACAAGATGCTGTTCAGCGGGGACGTGGTCTATGACGGAGCCATGATCGACTGGCTGCCCACCAGCCGTGTCAGCGACTACGTCAGTAGCTGTGAGCGCCTGGTGGGGCTGGTGGATAGTGAGCAGGTGGACCAGGTAATGCCTGGACACTATCACACGTTTGGTGCGAAACGGCTCCACCACATCGCCTCGGGGTACATCGACAGAGCCGGCACCTGCCCGGCACGCTTCTCCACGTTTGCCTGGAGGACCTTGGCCGGATTGGCGCTACGGGCGTCCAACACACATGGCATCTGCTAG